A window of Exiguobacterium sp. FSL W8-0210 contains these coding sequences:
- a CDS encoding NAD(P)-binding domain-containing protein, whose translation MSYASSHPIVIIGAGPIGLAAAAQLVVEGQSFLLFEKGPSIAHHIKQWEHVRMFSTWQYNISDAARHLLELTDWIAPANDTVPTGTELIKQYLAPLAALPEIAPSLHFQHEILSISRAGLDKMTNASREVTPFELVIDTPNGRKHILARAVIDASGVLGRPNPAISSGHRVEIEQNLSVRYSIVDAKRDTVVFANQSVAVIGSGHSALNSLLELVSIKEQHPETEIHWILRKSDPVQAYGGEDKDALEGRGALGSRIRQLVERNQIRVHSSFKTRSIESKGKSFDITAQDGRSLHHIDQLIVNAGSRPDFSFLEEVRLDIDPATESSRILAPLIDPNLHSCGTVRPHGEAELRHPDFGLYLVGAKSYGRAPTFLLAAGYEQVRSVVAFLVGDEARAKQVKLSLPETGVCKVSLPQSSTSCCS comes from the coding sequence ATGTCATACGCTTCCTCCCACCCCATCGTCATCATCGGTGCCGGTCCGATCGGTCTTGCAGCTGCAGCTCAACTTGTAGTGGAAGGTCAATCGTTTTTACTATTTGAGAAAGGTCCTTCGATTGCCCACCATATCAAACAATGGGAACACGTTCGGATGTTTTCGACGTGGCAATACAATATTAGTGACGCAGCACGTCACTTGCTCGAGCTGACGGACTGGATTGCACCAGCAAACGATACTGTGCCGACCGGAACTGAATTGATCAAACAATACCTTGCCCCACTTGCTGCATTACCGGAAATTGCTCCCTCTCTACATTTCCAACATGAGATTCTCTCAATATCACGGGCAGGTCTAGACAAGATGACAAATGCCTCACGTGAAGTAACGCCGTTCGAATTAGTCATAGATACGCCGAATGGTCGTAAGCATATTCTCGCTCGCGCGGTCATCGATGCGTCTGGAGTCCTCGGGCGACCAAACCCTGCAATCAGTTCTGGTCATCGAGTCGAAATTGAGCAGAACTTATCTGTCCGGTATTCGATCGTAGATGCGAAACGTGATACTGTTGTTTTCGCTAATCAATCCGTCGCTGTCATCGGTAGCGGGCACTCGGCTTTGAACTCGCTCCTTGAACTCGTTTCCATTAAAGAGCAACACCCTGAAACGGAGATTCATTGGATTCTTCGCAAATCGGACCCAGTTCAAGCCTACGGCGGAGAAGACAAGGATGCATTGGAAGGTCGCGGAGCACTCGGTTCGCGTATCCGTCAGCTCGTTGAACGAAATCAGATTAGGGTTCACTCCAGCTTCAAGACCCGATCCATTGAATCGAAAGGGAAGTCGTTTGACATCACTGCTCAAGATGGTCGGTCCCTTCATCACATCGATCAGTTGATCGTCAACGCAGGAAGTCGACCCGACTTTTCGTTCCTCGAGGAAGTACGGCTTGACATCGACCCTGCCACCGAGAGTAGTCGAATACTTGCTCCTCTGATTGATCCGAACCTTCATAGTTGCGGAACTGTCCGTCCACATGGAGAAGCGGAGTTACGTCATCCAGATTTCGGACTTTATCTGGTCGGTGCAAAAAGTTACGGTCGTGCTCCGACCTTCCTGCTTGCGGCCGGTTATGAACAAGTTCGATCAGTCGTTGCTTTTCTTGTCGGAGACGAGGCACGTGCCAAGCAGGTCAAGTTATCATTACCGGAGACGGGTGTGTGCAAAGTTTCCCTGCCACAATCATCGACTTCCTGTTGTTCTTAA
- a CDS encoding MarR family winged helix-turn-helix transcriptional regulator, translating into MNETRELFQTFTRRFGLLNKNCCAVLEEEISLVQSHLLYHVAKHPDSAMQEIADQLDLDITTFSRQVQTLIKRDLLVKRPAINDRRIHLLRLSEKGLRVAQAIDEEMNTYLDSIFSSMTSFEKAHVLQAIDLLNTKMGESDVCCKPCL; encoded by the coding sequence ATGAATGAAACTCGTGAACTATTTCAAACGTTCACCCGGCGCTTCGGATTATTGAATAAGAATTGTTGCGCCGTCCTAGAAGAAGAAATTTCTCTCGTTCAAAGCCATCTGCTGTATCATGTTGCCAAACACCCTGACTCCGCAATGCAAGAAATTGCGGACCAACTCGATCTTGATATCACTACGTTCAGCCGACAAGTGCAAACATTGATTAAGCGGGATCTACTCGTAAAGCGTCCCGCGATCAACGATCGGCGAATTCACCTACTTCGCCTGTCCGAGAAAGGATTGCGTGTTGCTCAAGCCATTGACGAAGAGATGAACACGTATCTTGATTCCATCTTCTCATCAATGACTTCGTTCGAAAAAGCACATGTCCTCCAGGCAATCGACTTGCTGAACACGAAGATGGGCGAGAGTGACGTCTGCTGTAAACCATGTCTCTAA
- a CDS encoding GNAT family N-acetyltransferase encodes MEEKDRSTVLAIYRQGVEEGNATFETMIHEQEWWKTLMQSERFVLEQGGKVIGWAKLGCVSERHVYRGVREVSIYLERSARGLGSGRFLLEALITYVDVNGIWTLQSHMFPENIASRRLHERLGFELVGRRRAIAQHHGVWRDTLLLERRNDLR; translated from the coding sequence ATGGAAGAGAAAGATCGTAGCACTGTGTTAGCCATCTATCGTCAAGGAGTAGAAGAAGGGAACGCGACGTTCGAAACGATGATTCATGAGCAAGAGTGGTGGAAAACGCTGATGCAATCTGAACGATTCGTTCTAGAGCAAGGTGGAAAAGTGATTGGCTGGGCTAAACTGGGATGTGTTTCTGAACGTCATGTCTACCGTGGCGTACGAGAAGTCAGTATATATCTAGAGCGTTCCGCTCGAGGACTCGGCAGTGGACGATTCTTACTAGAGGCATTGATCACCTATGTGGACGTCAATGGGATTTGGACGCTTCAATCACACATGTTCCCAGAAAACATCGCAAGCAGACGGCTGCATGAGCGACTTGGATTCGAACTAGTCGGTCGACGACGTGCCATCGCACAGCATCATGGTGTCTGGCGAGACACGTTGTTATTGGAGCGACGAAATGACCTCAGGTAA
- a CDS encoding flavodoxin family protein encodes MLHALFLNCTLKASREPSNTEALIRDVIAYWKQEDVTSEIVRIVDHQVAFGVTEDEGNGDEWPVIFEKVKRADIVVIGTPLWLGEKSSVATQVIERLYGGSGLTNDLGQAIYYNKVGGVIVTGNEDGAKHASASILYGLSHIGFTIPPNVDAYWVGEAGPGPSYIEAGRNNDFTKQHAQFLAANLYHFAKILREHPIPAEGNVME; translated from the coding sequence ATGTTGCACGCCTTATTTTTAAACTGCACCTTAAAAGCATCACGTGAACCATCGAATACGGAGGCGCTGATCCGTGACGTGATTGCATATTGGAAACAAGAGGACGTCACTTCAGAAATTGTCCGCATCGTCGATCACCAAGTGGCGTTCGGCGTCACGGAAGACGAAGGCAACGGGGATGAATGGCCCGTGATTTTCGAAAAGGTGAAACGGGCGGACATCGTTGTCATCGGAACACCGCTCTGGCTGGGTGAAAAAAGTAGTGTTGCGACGCAAGTCATTGAACGATTGTACGGAGGGAGCGGCCTGACGAACGATCTTGGACAAGCCATCTACTACAACAAGGTCGGTGGCGTCATCGTCACGGGGAATGAAGATGGAGCTAAACATGCGTCTGCTTCCATCTTGTACGGTCTGTCGCATATCGGCTTTACGATTCCGCCGAACGTCGATGCTTACTGGGTCGGTGAAGCGGGACCAGGACCATCGTACATCGAAGCAGGACGGAACAACGACTTTACGAAGCAGCATGCACAGTTTTTAGCTGCCAACCTATATCATTTTGCGAAGATATTAAGGGAACATCCGATTCCAGCAGAAGGGAATGTGATGGAATGA
- a CDS encoding YusW family protein — protein MKKKRLTGYGVATLFAMSLMIAGCGNDEASTDKVEEGSTNSNTTDDTMQDKDTVTKNADTDYGFKSLSIEADVEGDNDAIDISYDLDNDGTEAEYRYKGEQKQGDDAMTELDAKFKNLKIDADTSEKELISEVERVFAIQDASRLEVEIEFSDGTEKEYKK, from the coding sequence ATGAAAAAAAAACGTTTAACAGGGTACGGTGTCGCCACATTGTTCGCGATGAGTTTAATGATTGCGGGTTGCGGAAACGACGAAGCGTCGACGGACAAGGTTGAAGAAGGATCAACGAATTCGAACACGACTGACGATACGATGCAGGACAAGGATACAGTAACGAAAAATGCCGACACCGATTATGGCTTCAAGAGTCTGTCGATTGAAGCGGACGTTGAAGGGGATAACGATGCCATTGATATTAGTTATGACCTGGATAATGACGGAACGGAAGCGGAATATCGCTATAAAGGGGAGCAAAAGCAAGGAGACGACGCGATGACGGAACTCGACGCGAAGTTCAAGAACTTAAAGATTGATGCGGATACATCTGAAAAAGAGCTCATCAGTGAGGTTGAACGTGTGTTTGCGATCCAGGATGCTTCTCGCTTAGAGGTTGAAATCGAATTCTCAGACGGAACCGAAAAAGAATATAAAAAATAA
- a CDS encoding endonuclease/exonuclease/phosphatase family protein: MRLSLSIATYNIWHHPHKRQERFAALCAEINQHQPDVLLLQEVMSTFHPDEPFVSIAEHLAEATGYPYWMMDPYMDSPDEGLAILTKLPFERTDSSAAATANINHHCAIRIPFSIEGFRFAVTNIHFNWRASDIRLDQLRFVNEWIASQTDDTTVEFLGGDFNDCPNSSLHQATLKEWVDLADSFAARTGQIAAATLDSVTNPYVRKNDGITSPVRYDWLLCQRSLSQVTLQHVQLIGNHRLQHHLVPSDHYGVLAHVKLH, from the coding sequence ATGAGACTCTCATTATCGATCGCGACGTATAACATTTGGCATCATCCACACAAGCGTCAGGAACGGTTTGCGGCATTGTGTGCGGAAATCAATCAGCATCAACCGGATGTTCTTCTTCTGCAGGAAGTGATGTCGACGTTTCATCCGGATGAACCGTTCGTCTCAATCGCCGAACATCTCGCAGAGGCGACCGGTTATCCTTATTGGATGATGGATCCTTATATGGATTCACCGGATGAAGGACTTGCCATTTTAACGAAACTGCCGTTTGAGCGAACGGATTCGAGTGCCGCAGCGACAGCAAACATCAACCATCACTGTGCGATTCGGATTCCGTTTTCGATTGAAGGTTTTCGATTTGCCGTGACGAACATTCATTTCAACTGGCGTGCTTCAGACATTCGACTCGATCAACTTCGATTCGTCAACGAATGGATTGCCTCACAAACAGATGACACGACGGTCGAGTTCCTTGGTGGTGACTTTAATGATTGTCCAAATTCTTCTCTGCATCAAGCAACGCTTAAGGAGTGGGTCGATCTCGCTGACAGTTTTGCCGCTCGTACAGGACAAATTGCCGCCGCGACGCTTGATTCCGTGACGAATCCGTACGTAAGGAAGAATGACGGCATCACAAGCCCCGTTCGATATGATTGGTTACTCTGTCAGCGTTCACTTTCACAGGTGACCTTACAGCACGTCCAGCTGATCGGAAATCATCGACTGCAGCATCACCTTGTACCGAGCGATCATTACGGTGTCCTCGCTCATGTGAAGCTACACTAA
- a CDS encoding GNAT family N-acetyltransferase has protein sequence MQTMHHSFDTQRYQIRPARLSDAEALAELRQTLDAETEYFDRMPGEDVMTATDFANQLRDSSVPDRILVVERDGRLIAYARCRGFHLKRFAHKASFGLGVLQSDWGQGIGTQLLERMIAWAKAQSLQKIQLEVVETNHGAIRLYQRHSFLEEGRLRHDRLLSDGCYYDTVLMGLAL, from the coding sequence ATGCAGACGATGCACCACTCGTTCGATACACAACGGTACCAGATTCGACCGGCTCGACTCAGTGACGCTGAAGCCCTCGCCGAACTCCGCCAAACACTCGATGCGGAAACGGAATACTTCGACCGAATGCCTGGTGAGGACGTGATGACCGCGACGGATTTCGCAAATCAGTTACGCGATTCCTCGGTTCCGGATCGTATCCTCGTCGTCGAGCGCGATGGACGACTCATCGCCTACGCCCGATGTCGTGGTTTTCATTTAAAACGTTTCGCGCACAAGGCATCATTTGGACTCGGTGTACTTCAATCCGACTGGGGGCAAGGAATCGGTACCCAACTGCTGGAACGAATGATTGCTTGGGCAAAAGCGCAATCCCTGCAAAAAATTCAGCTCGAAGTCGTCGAGACGAATCACGGGGCGATCCGACTCTACCAGCGCCACAGTTTCCTAGAAGAAGGACGACTACGCCACGATCGGTTGCTGTCGGACGGCTGTTATTATGATACCGTCCTGATGGGCTTAGCGTTATGA
- a CDS encoding GNAT family N-acetyltransferase — protein MKIQTGTKEDRTFIREQLIAYNRQHVPKALYEQSEELCFTAYNEKGECIGGITASYGWQHIHVQFIWVSDTARQAGIGTRLLQAIEGYAKEARCTKILLDTFDFQAPDFYRKHGYEEYGRLTDHPSIGQTQYFFVKRL, from the coding sequence ATGAAAATTCAAACTGGAACGAAGGAAGATAGGACATTCATCCGCGAGCAATTGATTGCCTACAATCGGCAACATGTTCCTAAAGCCTTATATGAACAATCGGAAGAACTTTGTTTTACAGCATATAACGAGAAGGGCGAATGCATCGGAGGAATTACCGCGTCTTACGGTTGGCAACACATTCATGTCCAGTTCATTTGGGTGAGCGATACAGCACGACAGGCAGGTATCGGAACCCGCCTGCTGCAAGCAATCGAAGGATATGCGAAGGAAGCAAGGTGTACGAAAATTCTTTTGGACACGTTTGATTTTCAAGCACCAGACTTTTACCGCAAGCATGGTTATGAAGAGTATGGACGACTGACCGATCATCCATCGATTGGACAAACTCAATACTTCTTCGTCAAGCGACTTTAA